Within Actinoplanes sp. L3-i22, the genomic segment GTCCGGCAGTGTGCAGATCCGGTCGTCGGTGGTGACCGGGGTGACCTCGGCGACGCCGCCGTCCGCACCCAGCTTCCCGAAGGTGACCAGGTAGCGGCCGGTCGCCGTCCGCTCGACGCGGTTCTCGCCGGTTGCCGAGTTGCACTGCTCAGCGGGCCGGTAGCGGCCCTCGGCGGGGCGGTCGGCGAGCACGTGCCCGGAGCGTCCGCGGGCCCCGGCCGGGCAGTCGGGGTGGACCGGCTTCGGCTTGGCGGCCCAGGTGACCACCATGATCAGAATCGGCAGCACCCCGCCGACCAGGGCGACCAGGGCGACGATCGCGCTGATCCGCGGCTCGGACGGGCCGGGCCGCGGGCCGGGCGAGATCCAGTCGCCGACCGCGGTCATCGCGCGCGAGGCCAGGCCGTCGAATCGACGGCGCAGGTCCGCGGCGGTCCGGGCCGGCGTCAACGGCATCCCGCGCCGCCGCAGCCTCCGCCGGTCGTCGCCCGCTCCGGGGCCGCGGCGGGCGGGGACGCCGGGCCGGGATCCGCCGGGGTGGGCGGCGCCTGGGTCTTCTTCGGCTTCGCCGACGGGGTCAAGGTGACCGGTGGGTTCACTTCCACTTGGGTACGGGGGTGCGCGCGGCGCGGCTCCACCCGTGGCAGCGGCGTCCGATCACGCATCCGCCCATGTCCGACATTTCCTGATGTGGGCTTCGGCGTGCTCGGCGGCTCTCCGCCCGGCTCCTCGTCACCCGGCAGGACATCGCGCGGCAGGTCGTCGCCCGGCAGAACGTCCCGGGTCGGCTCCAGCTCCGGTTCCTCCGGGGCGAGCACGGTCCGGCGCGGCGCCACCGGACTCGACGGCAGGCGGTCCGACACCGGGGTGAGCGACCGCCCCGCCCCGCCCCGGTCCTCGGTGGACGCGCCGCAGCCGGCCAGCGTCATCCCGGCCAGAACCGCGGCCACCAAGAGGTTTCGCCCTCGAATCACCGAACCTCCACCACACCCGTCTGCTCCTCAAACGACCCACCGCCGGAACGGTGATGCGGTCCGGGCCCTCGCGCTGCCACACTTCTGAGCGGCCCCGCCCGTACCTGATGAGGAGCTCGCTGACATGGCCCTGAACGACGCCGCGAAACTGCTGGCCCAGGCCCGCCACGTGGTGGTCTTCACCGGCGCCGGGATCTCGGCGGAGAGCGGCGTCCCCACCTTCCGGGACGCGCTGACCGGCCTGTGGTCCCGTTTCGACGCGCAGGCGCTGGCCACGCCACAGGCCTTCCAGGAGGACCCGGACCTGGTCTGGGGGTGGTACGAGTGGCGCCGCCAGTTGGTTCAGCGGGTCCGCCCGAACCAGGGCCACCTCGCCGTCGCCCGCCTCGCCACCCACGTCCCGCAGCTGACCGTGATCACCCAGAACGTCGACGACCTGCACGAACGCGCCGGCTCGGAGTCCCCGGTCCACCTGCACGGCAGCCTCTTCAGCCCGCGCTGCGCGACCTGCTCCCGGCCCGCGCCGCTCCCGGCCGGCGACGAGCAGCCCGAGGAGGGCCGCCGGGTCCCGCCGCCGCACTGCGCGCACTGTGCCGGTCTGATCCGGCCGGGGGTCGTCTGGTTCGGCGAGCAGCTTCCCGAGGCGGCGCTGGAGTCGGCCGCCCGGGCCGCCTCGGAGTGCGACGTGCTGTTGACGATCGGCACGTCGGGCCTGGTCTACCCGGCGGCGGAGCTGCCCCGGCTGGCGGCCCGCTCGGGCGCCGCGGTGATCCAGGTCAACCCGCAGCCCACCCCGCTGGACCCGATCGCCAGGGTGAACCTGGTCGGCCCCGCCGCGGAGATCCTGCCCGGCCTGGTCTCTGCCGCCTGGAGCTGAGCTGTCTGGACCTGAGCCGCCTGGAGCTGACGCCAGTCCGTGTAACTCCAGTTATCATAACTGTAGTTATCATAACTGTAGTTACGTTAAGGCGGGCCCGCGATGACGCTCGAACGACCAGCCCGGATGTTCGACCGGGACCGGGAGTGGAAAGCCCTCAGCGCCTTCATCGACGATCCCCGCCCCGGGGCCACGCTGGGCGTGGTCTCGGGGCGCCGGCGCCAGGGCAAGACCTTCCTGCTCCGGTCGCTCTGTGAGGCCGCTGGCGGGTTCTACTTCCCCGCCGACGAGGGCATCGACCGGGAGTCCCTCAACAAGCTCGGCGCGCTTCTCGGGCAGTTCACCGGCGCGCCCGGGCCCATCGCCTTCGAGGGCTGGCATCAGGCTGTCGACGCGCTTCTCGGGCTCAGCCATGACCGGCGCATCCCGGTCGTCATCGACGAGTTCCCCTACCTCGTGCGCGCCAACCCCAGCCTGCCCTCGATCATCCAGAACGCGCTCGCCCCGCTGCGCCCGGAGCGCGACAACAGCCGGGTCGGCCTCCTGCTCTGCGGTTCCGCGATGTCCTTCATGGGCCGCCTGCTCAGCGGCAACGCTCCGCTGCGCGGACGAGCCGGTCTCGAACTGATGGTGCCCACGCTCGACCATCGACTCGCCGCCGAGTTCTGGGGCGTCGACGATCCGGTCACGGCCCTGATGACCCACGCCGTGGTCGGTGGAACGCCGGCCTACCGGAGCGACTTCGCCCGCGACGACAAGCCGGCCGGGCCGGACGACTTCGACGCGTGGGTGATCCGGACCGTGCTGAGCCCGGCCAGCCCGCTGTTCCGCGAGGCGCGCTATCTCCTCGCGGACGAGCCGGACCTGCACGACAGCTCGCTCTACCACTCCGTGCTCGCCGCGATCGCCTCCGGCAACGCGCAGCGGGGTGCGATCGCCTCCTACATGGGACGCAAAACGGGCGACCTGGCCCACCCGCTGACCGTGCTGGAGGACTGCGGCCTGATCGTCCGGGAGCCGGACGTCTTCAAGGACAACCGGACCACCTTCCGGATCGCCGAGCCGCTGGTCACCTTCTACCACGCGGTGATGCGGCCGATCTGGTCCGACCTGGAGTTCACCGACGACACGGCCCGGTTGTGGCGACGCAGCCGCGCGCGTTTCGTCAGTGGTGTGCTCGGGCCGCACTTCGAGCAGGTCTGCCGCTTCTGGACCCGGCACATGGCGCCACCCGAGCTGTTCGGCGACTATCCGAACGTGGCCGGCGCCGGCACCGTCAACGATCCGACCAACCGGACCTCGCACGAGGTGGACGTCGTGGTGTTCGGGCTCGACGACGACAACCGGCGGCCGCTGCTGGCGATCGGCGAGGTCAAGTGGGGCGAGACGATGGGCCTCGGCCACGTCGAGCGGCTGCGCCGGATCCGGGCCCTGCTGGTGGCCCAGAAACGGCTCGGCGCGGAGACCGCCCGGCTCGCCTGCTACAGCGGCACCGGCTTCGCCCCCGAGCTGGTCGAGGCGGCCGCCCGCGAACCGGAGATCGTGCTGGTCGGGCTCACGGACCTGTACCGGGCCGGGCCTACCTGACGGTCAGGGTCACGCCGAGCGCGTTGGTCCCGGTCGACGCGTTCCAGGTGCCCGGGTTGGCCAGCCGGATGGCGTAGGCCGGCGTCGACGCCAGCCGGGCCGACGGGTCCGGCAGGGACAGCGCGATCGGGTAGGCGCCCGCCTTGCGCGGGGCGGTGAACGTCGCCGTCAGCGTGACCGGCCGCGACGGTGACCACGTGCGGACGTCGGCGGCGACCGGCACGGCCTGGGTCGCCGGGCCGGACAGCACGAGACGTACCGGGCGGTTCTGGGCCGGGGCCGCGTACCCCTCGTTGGTGATCGTCAGGCGGACCGTGACCGGACCGCCCGGCGTGACCGAGGCCGGCAGCGTCGCCGAGACCAGGCGAAGGCGGTAGCCGAGCCGCCGCGACGCCTCGGCGCGACCGGCCGCGCCCCACGAGTCCAGCACGTCGGTGTTGAAGGACGGGTTGAGGTACGTCCAGTGGTACGCCGCCAGTTCGGTGGCCGCCGACGCCCAGCCGGAGCGCGCCGACGGGTCGCAGGTCTCGCCGCCGACCAGCATCGACGGGCTCTGCGCGGCCATCCAGGCGAAGTCCGTGGCGGCCGGGAACGTGCCGTAGTCGTCGGTGCCGGCCAGGAAGCAGTCGTCGTGGATCCCGACGCGGGCCGCCGACGCCGCCGGGACCAGCCGCTTCCGGATCTCCGGCGTGCGCACCTGGATCAGCGCCGGCGTCGCGGCGAGCAGCGCGGTGATCACCTGACCGCGGTCCGACCAGTCCGATGTGGTGAAGTTCGTGGTGTAGTACCACTCGCCCCACCGCCCGACGAAGCCCGCCTGGACCGCGGTGATCAGGTCGGCGTTCGTGGTCAGAATCGGACTAAGCTGCCCGATCTGCCGGACCACCCGGGCGACCGGGGCGTCCCGGTCGTCGTCGGCGCTGTAGGCGAACCGGAGGACCAGTTTCACGCCCGCCTGGCGGGCCGCGGCGAAATCCGCCGCGATCAATGCCAGATCGGCGCCGGAAATGGCGTCCAGGTCGCGGTATTTCTCCAGGTAGACGATGCGATAAACGACGCTTCGCGATTGCGACGTACGGGCGGTGGCCAGCTCACCGGCGTCGAGCGGCACCCACCCGCTGCCGTCCGCCCGCAGGTGCGTCTCCGTCCAGGAGAAGAAGCCGCGCCCCGGATTCGCGAAATCGTCACTCGACACGGCGTACGTCCGAGTCGTGGTCTTGATGGTTTTCGGGGTTGCCGCGCAAGCGGTGCCGGGCACCAGGAGAACGGCGGCCGCCGCCACGGCCGGAAGAATGCGCATGACGGCGACCATCGTCGCGCCGGGACCGGACCTGAGAACTATCCGGGCAGCGGCAGATTCCGCAGCGGCCCTTTCCGGACCTTGTTCGAACCGGTCTTCGGCAGGTCGCCGACGACGTCCACGTAGACCGGGATCTTGTATTTCGCGAGCCGGTCCCGCAGGAAGGCCGGCACGTCCCCGGGTTCCAGCGCGGAACCCTGCCGGGGCACCACGAAGGCCCGCCCGACCTCGCCCCACCTGGGGTCCGGCACGCCGACGACGGCCACCTCGGCCACCCCGGGGTGTTCGAAGATGGCGGCCTCGACCTCCGCCGGATACACGTTCTCGCCGCCGGAGATGTACATGTCCTTGGTCCGGTCGACGATCCGGAAATGGCCGGACCCATCGACGACCGCCACATCCCCGGACCGGAACCAGGCGCCGTCCGCGAATGCCGCCGCGGTGGCCGGCGGGTCATTCCAGTAGCCGGGCGTCACGTTCGGCCCGCGGACCAGCACCTCACCGGGCTCACCCGGATCAGTGTCGGTCAGGTCCGGCCGGACGCACCGCACGTCCGCGAAGAACACCGGCAGCCCCGCCGAGCCGACGTGCTCGCGACTCTCCCGCGCCTCCAGGAAGGTCGCGCCGGGCGCCGTCTCGGTCATCCCGTAGCCCTGGCAGAACAGCAGGCCACGCTCCTGGTATCGGTGGATCAGCGCCTCCGGCACGGACGCGCCGCCGGTCATCAGGCTGCGCACCGAGCCGAGATCCGCGCCGGCCCAGCGCGGTGACTGGCTGAGCCCGGCGAACATCGTGGCGACGCCGAACATCCAGGTGACGCGGTGCCGCTCGATCAGGTCGAAGCAGCCGTCCACGTCCCAGCTCGGCATGATCACCGAGGTGCCGCCCTTGAGGAACGTCGGCAGCAGGCACTGGTCGAGCGCCGCGACGTGGAAGAGCGGGGCGCTGACCAGGGTCACCTCGTCGCTGGCCACGTCGACGCAGACGAGCAGGTTGTAGCAGTTCCAGATCAGGTTGCCGTGGGTGAGCATGGCGCCCTTGGGGTGCCCGGTCGTCCCCGAGGTGTAGAGGATCGCGGCGACGTCGTCCAGCCCGACCGATTCATCCGGATAAATTGGCTCTTTCTCCGGAATTTCATCGCGCGAGTAGGTCACCGGCGCGCTGACCGCCGGCATGCCCGGCGCGTGGATCAGCACCGACGCCCCGCTGTGCTGGAGCTGATACTCCAGCTCCGCGGCGGTCAGCCGGAAATTCAGCGGCACGAAGATCGCCCCCAGCGTCCAGGCGGCGAACATCGTCTCCACGAAGGCCGGATGATTCGGCCCGAGATAGGCGACCCGGTCGCCCCGCCGCACCCCGGAGTCCCGGAGTGCGGCGGCGAGCCGGGCGATCCGGTCGTGCAGCTCGGCGTACGTCACCCGCCGCTCGCCGAAGATCAGCGCGACGCGCCCGGGCGACATCGCCGCCCGGCGCGCCGGCCAGCAGCCCAGCCCCGCGTTGTGCATGGGGACAGGCCTCAGGCGTACTGGCGGTAGACGGTGCGGGCGACGCAGGCCGGCTTGTCGACGCCGTCGATCTGCACGGTGAAGTCGAACGTGCTCTGCGTGCCGCCGGGCACGTCGTCGACGCTGACCACGGTCGCCGCCAGCCGGATCTTCGAGCCGACCCGGACCGGGTGCGGGAACCGGACCTTCTCCAGCCCGTAGTTCACCCCCATCTTGACGCCCTCGACCTTGAGGAGATCCCCGAAGAGCGGGATGACCAGCGACAACGTCAGGTAGCCGTGCGCGATCGGGCCGCCGAACGGGCCGCCCTTGGCGCGCTCGGGGTCCACGTGGATCCACTGGTGGTCGCCGGTCGCGTCGGCGAACGTGTTCACCCGCTCCTGGGTGATCTCCAGCCACTCGCTGGCACCGAGGTCCTTGCCCGCGAGGGCCTTGAGCTCGTCGAGCCCGTT encodes:
- a CDS encoding MaoC family dehydratase, translating into MTTVVNGLDELKALAGKDLGASEWLEITQERVNTFADATGDHQWIHVDPERAKGGPFGGPIAHGYLTLSLVIPLFGDLLKVEGVKMGVNYGLEKVRFPHPVRVGSKIRLAATVVSVDDVPGGTQSTFDFTVQIDGVDKPACVARTVYRQYA
- a CDS encoding NAD-dependent deacylase — encoded protein: MALNDAAKLLAQARHVVVFTGAGISAESGVPTFRDALTGLWSRFDAQALATPQAFQEDPDLVWGWYEWRRQLVQRVRPNQGHLAVARLATHVPQLTVITQNVDDLHERAGSESPVHLHGSLFSPRCATCSRPAPLPAGDEQPEEGRRVPPPHCAHCAGLIRPGVVWFGEQLPEAALESAARAASECDVLLTIGTSGLVYPAAELPRLAARSGAAVIQVNPQPTPLDPIARVNLVGPAAEILPGLVSAAWS
- a CDS encoding DUF4832 domain-containing protein; protein product: MRILPAVAAAAVLLVPGTACAATPKTIKTTTRTYAVSSDDFANPGRGFFSWTETHLRADGSGWVPLDAGELATARTSQSRSVVYRIVYLEKYRDLDAISGADLALIAADFAAARQAGVKLVLRFAYSADDDRDAPVARVVRQIGQLSPILTTNADLITAVQAGFVGRWGEWYYTTNFTTSDWSDRGQVITALLAATPALIQVRTPEIRKRLVPAASAARVGIHDDCFLAGTDDYGTFPAATDFAWMAAQSPSMLVGGETCDPSARSGWASAATELAAYHWTYLNPSFNTDVLDSWGAAGRAEASRRLGYRLRLVSATLPASVTPGGPVTVRLTITNEGYAAPAQNRPVRLVLSGPATQAVPVAADVRTWSPSRPVTLTATFTAPRKAGAYPIALSLPDPSARLASTPAYAIRLANPGTWNASTGTNALGVTLTVR
- a CDS encoding long-chain fatty acid--CoA ligase yields the protein MHNAGLGCWPARRAAMSPGRVALIFGERRVTYAELHDRIARLAAALRDSGVRRGDRVAYLGPNHPAFVETMFAAWTLGAIFVPLNFRLTAAELEYQLQHSGASVLIHAPGMPAVSAPVTYSRDEIPEKEPIYPDESVGLDDVAAILYTSGTTGHPKGAMLTHGNLIWNCYNLLVCVDVASDEVTLVSAPLFHVAALDQCLLPTFLKGGTSVIMPSWDVDGCFDLIERHRVTWMFGVATMFAGLSQSPRWAGADLGSVRSLMTGGASVPEALIHRYQERGLLFCQGYGMTETAPGATFLEARESREHVGSAGLPVFFADVRCVRPDLTDTDPGEPGEVLVRGPNVTPGYWNDPPATAAAFADGAWFRSGDVAVVDGSGHFRIVDRTKDMYISGGENVYPAEVEAAIFEHPGVAEVAVVGVPDPRWGEVGRAFVVPRQGSALEPGDVPAFLRDRLAKYKIPVYVDVVGDLPKTGSNKVRKGPLRNLPLPG
- a CDS encoding ATP-binding protein, which gives rise to MTLERPARMFDRDREWKALSAFIDDPRPGATLGVVSGRRRQGKTFLLRSLCEAAGGFYFPADEGIDRESLNKLGALLGQFTGAPGPIAFEGWHQAVDALLGLSHDRRIPVVIDEFPYLVRANPSLPSIIQNALAPLRPERDNSRVGLLLCGSAMSFMGRLLSGNAPLRGRAGLELMVPTLDHRLAAEFWGVDDPVTALMTHAVVGGTPAYRSDFARDDKPAGPDDFDAWVIRTVLSPASPLFREARYLLADEPDLHDSSLYHSVLAAIASGNAQRGAIASYMGRKTGDLAHPLTVLEDCGLIVREPDVFKDNRTTFRIAEPLVTFYHAVMRPIWSDLEFTDDTARLWRRSRARFVSGVLGPHFEQVCRFWTRHMAPPELFGDYPNVAGAGTVNDPTNRTSHEVDVVVFGLDDDNRRPLLAIGEVKWGETMGLGHVERLRRIRALLVAQKRLGAETARLACYSGTGFAPELVEAAAREPEIVLVGLTDLYRAGPT